A DNA window from Thermococcus sp. 4557 contains the following coding sequences:
- a CDS encoding phospho-sugar mutase, giving the protein MEVYYSPRFNPEELALLGRAIGTISHGTIIVGRDGRAISRYGKRAMVVGIVSTGSTIMDVRLIPLIALKDFAMRKGLPLAYVYYYGGVRVYVSGIDGDEIGAILESRSFIEAHPNDIGATVYYPNALDDFLHEVFKHYNFHIDGKALVDAMNTPAVLFFPRMSDHFGFEIELINDMMTSYLPPKPKEVFLHKLGKGDYDFGLRFRPEGVVEFYKDGEELEFGSIWKLLDHMKKNL; this is encoded by the coding sequence GTGGAGGTGTACTATTCCCCCAGGTTCAACCCTGAGGAGCTCGCCCTTCTCGGAAGGGCAATAGGAACGATATCCCACGGCACGATAATAGTCGGAAGGGACGGAAGGGCCATCTCAAGGTACGGGAAGCGCGCCATGGTGGTCGGAATCGTCAGTACAGGCTCAACCATCATGGACGTCAGACTCATTCCCCTCATAGCCCTCAAGGACTTCGCCATGAGGAAGGGCCTGCCCCTGGCCTACGTGTACTACTACGGCGGCGTCCGCGTTTACGTCAGCGGCATCGATGGCGACGAGATAGGGGCCATACTGGAGAGCAGGAGCTTCATAGAGGCCCACCCCAACGACATCGGGGCGACGGTCTATTATCCCAACGCCCTCGACGACTTCCTCCACGAGGTCTTCAAGCACTACAACTTCCACATCGATGGAAAGGCCCTCGTCGATGCCATGAACACCCCAGCGGTGCTCTTCTTCCCGCGCATGAGCGACCACTTCGGCTTCGAGATTGAGCTGATCAACGATATGATGACCAGCTACCTTCCCCCGAAGCCCAAGGAGGTCTTCCTCCACAAGCTCGGGAAGGGTGACTACGACTTCGGACTGCGCTTCAGGCCAGAGGGGGTCGTCGAGTTCTACAAGGACGGGGAGGAGCTGGAGTTCGGCAGCATCTGGAAGCTGCTCGACCACATGAAAAAGAACCTTTGA
- the tmk gene encoding dTMP kinase yields MGAFIVIEGIDGAGKSTQAKLLAEWFEEKGHEVVLTKEPTDTAFGKLIRKLVLTGGKEGIIDGARISHEAEALLFAADRAEHVSKLIKPSVEAGKIVISDRYFYSSLAYQWARGLDLEWLIDLNRFAVRPDLVILLDLPVKESMKRINGRSIKTEFDKIVELQKKVRENYLKLAERFPEMRIVNALASVEDIHNDIVALVEHELFKK; encoded by the coding sequence GTGGGAGCATTCATAGTCATTGAGGGCATCGATGGCGCAGGTAAATCAACTCAGGCAAAACTTCTGGCAGAGTGGTTTGAGGAAAAGGGCCACGAGGTCGTTCTAACAAAGGAGCCGACCGACACTGCTTTCGGGAAGCTCATCAGGAAGCTCGTGCTCACCGGCGGAAAGGAGGGCATCATAGACGGGGCGAGGATAAGCCACGAAGCGGAAGCGCTCCTGTTTGCCGCCGACAGGGCAGAACACGTCAGCAAGCTAATAAAACCCTCAGTAGAAGCAGGTAAAATCGTCATATCCGACCGCTACTTCTACTCGTCCCTCGCCTACCAATGGGCGAGAGGGCTCGACCTTGAGTGGCTCATTGACCTCAACAGATTCGCCGTGAGGCCCGACCTCGTGATACTCCTTGATCTGCCCGTTAAGGAGAGCATGAAGCGCATAAACGGGCGGAGCATAAAGACCGAGTTCGACAAGATAGTCGAGCTCCAGAAGAAGGTGCGCGAGAACTACCTCAAACTGGCGGAGCGCTTCCCCGAGATGAGGATAGTCAACGCCCTGGCGAGCGTTGAGGACATCCACAACGACATAGTCGCGCTCGTGGAGCACGAGCTCTTCAAGAAGTGA
- a CDS encoding ABC transporter ATP-binding protein yields MRALEIRGLKKSYGDFLALKGIDLTVEEGEVFALLGPNGAGKTTLIRILAEGLGYDSGEIAVFGEPLSKRTARLIGYAPQASVAYDLLTVEENLRFYADLYDAPKERVKKLILEFSLPAKKKARELSGGFKRRLNLAIALLYEPRLLILDEPSAGLDVPSRRELWSLIMRLRKEGRTVLLATHYMEEAEALADRVAIMNEGRVIAVGTPDELKSLAGEGSVIHVEGILKDTELVRKEFPRTIEREGTLRIGVEEAKTALPRVVELLVEAGSEIRTIRVEEPTLEDVFLKLTGRGLE; encoded by the coding sequence ATGAGAGCCCTTGAGATTAGGGGACTGAAGAAGAGTTACGGGGATTTTTTGGCATTGAAGGGAATAGACCTCACGGTCGAGGAGGGCGAGGTTTTCGCGCTCCTGGGGCCGAACGGGGCCGGAAAGACGACGCTCATAAGGATTCTGGCCGAGGGGCTGGGCTACGACTCCGGTGAGATAGCGGTCTTTGGTGAGCCCCTCTCAAAGAGGACCGCCAGACTGATCGGCTACGCGCCCCAGGCGAGTGTGGCCTACGACCTCTTAACCGTGGAGGAGAACCTGCGCTTTTACGCCGACCTCTACGACGCACCGAAAGAACGGGTGAAGAAGCTCATTTTGGAGTTCTCCCTGCCCGCGAAGAAGAAAGCCAGAGAGCTGAGCGGCGGCTTTAAGAGGCGCCTCAATCTGGCAATAGCGCTTCTCTACGAGCCGAGACTCCTCATCCTCGACGAACCTTCCGCCGGACTCGATGTGCCGTCGAGGAGGGAGCTCTGGAGCCTGATCATGAGACTCCGCAAGGAGGGGCGGACGGTACTCCTGGCGACCCACTACATGGAGGAGGCGGAGGCATTAGCGGACAGGGTGGCGATAATGAACGAGGGAAGGGTGATAGCCGTCGGGACCCCGGACGAGCTGAAGTCGCTGGCGGGGGAGGGAAGCGTGATACACGTCGAAGGCATTCTGAAGGACACAGAACTCGTGAGAAAGGAGTTCCCGAGGACGATAGAGCGCGAGGGGACGCTCAGGATTGGCGTGGAGGAAGCAAAAACTGCCCTGCCGAGGGTCGTCGAACTGCTCGTTGAAGCTGGGAGTGAGATAAGGACGATAAGGGTTGAAGAGCCGACACTCGAGGACGTTTTCCTGAAGCTCACCGGGAGGGGATTGGAATGA
- a CDS encoding ABC transporter permease: MKARAIKAIIGKDLRETRRERMALFWIFVFPLMWITLLGGIWGGHNPPITVDVGVVYFNESAPFTAADIVNVMENVTMEGVHVFKVRGYPNESAGVDAVRAGRIDVLLVFPKGFGENVSSGLQAEVYAYFDRSDPQNYQIVSGVIKGFFSEFEKEMTERRLNITLGYMEKYVPANAMGNFTVADLERYMLGLTNPLELEEREVKGEAPSAIQFYVTSFIGIQFLFATMLMIGSGTLEEIEHGTLRRIAASPATAWDFLAGKMLSTFIVITVSIVIGIVYAKLVFGETIFPSALGWLIIFLAAVFSMSLGLAIAMGTRSIKATNAIVNLISMPLLFLAGIVVPASILPEWARPIANYFPLGTALKSLRLLELYHRPTSEVLPDVVWVALATLGMLFIAVILYNWAVKRLT; this comes from the coding sequence ATGAAGGCTAGAGCCATCAAGGCCATAATCGGCAAGGACTTGAGGGAGACGAGAAGGGAGAGAATGGCGCTCTTCTGGATATTCGTCTTTCCGCTCATGTGGATCACCCTGCTGGGGGGAATATGGGGCGGCCACAACCCGCCGATAACCGTTGACGTCGGCGTCGTATACTTCAACGAGAGTGCCCCCTTCACCGCGGCGGACATTGTTAACGTGATGGAAAACGTGACGATGGAGGGTGTCCACGTTTTCAAGGTCAGGGGGTACCCCAACGAGAGCGCTGGGGTGGATGCCGTTAGAGCCGGAAGAATCGATGTTCTCCTGGTATTTCCAAAGGGCTTCGGAGAGAACGTTTCGAGCGGTCTGCAGGCAGAGGTTTACGCCTACTTCGACAGGAGCGACCCTCAGAACTACCAGATAGTGAGCGGCGTCATCAAGGGCTTCTTCTCCGAGTTTGAGAAGGAGATGACCGAAAGGCGCTTGAACATAACCCTGGGCTACATGGAGAAGTACGTTCCAGCGAATGCAATGGGGAACTTCACGGTGGCTGACCTCGAAAGGTACATGCTCGGACTCACGAATCCACTCGAGCTGGAGGAGAGGGAAGTGAAGGGAGAAGCGCCCTCCGCTATTCAGTTCTACGTCACGAGCTTCATCGGGATTCAGTTCCTCTTCGCCACGATGCTCATGATAGGCTCCGGGACCCTTGAGGAGATAGAGCACGGAACGCTGAGGCGCATAGCGGCCTCGCCGGCGACGGCGTGGGACTTCCTGGCCGGAAAGATGCTCTCGACCTTCATCGTCATAACCGTGAGCATAGTCATTGGAATAGTTTATGCAAAACTGGTCTTCGGAGAGACCATCTTTCCAAGTGCCCTCGGCTGGCTCATAATATTTCTCGCGGCGGTCTTCTCAATGAGCCTCGGACTGGCGATAGCCATGGGCACGAGGAGCATAAAAGCAACGAACGCGATAGTCAACCTCATCTCGATGCCCCTGCTTTTCCTAGCCGGCATCGTCGTCCCGGCGAGCATACTTCCCGAGTGGGCGAGGCCCATAGCGAACTACTTCCCGCTCGGAACTGCACTGAAGAGCCTCCGCCTGCTGGAGCTCTACCACAGGCCAACAAGCGAAGTCCTGCCCGACGTTGTCTGGGTCGCCCTCGCAACGCTCGGCATGCTCTTCATCGCGGTGATACTCTACAACTGGGCGGTGAAGAGGCTGACCTAA
- a CDS encoding DUF2334 domain-containing protein, translating into MKAEISAIVIIVLVFAASSSTSAPAYIPRFGDFAILIHDVSPGYFEQLREITALIDAYSLQNVTYLFVIPNHGGEMPLEDYPAFVAFLRELEAEGYHVELHGYTHTGDEFDCGANLAAEKLELGLEALALLNASPAYFIAPRYSLSEDALAVLLSRNITVIGEDFVYFPNGTVEPVCNREYTWYLPSPFLDYQLASARASYAHTRGTFLLSIHPKAVNNDAGMEFLREFLGFVRGKIRVRSASSPPSCRVSPR; encoded by the coding sequence ATGAAAGCGGAAATCTCGGCCATTGTCATCATCGTCCTCGTCTTCGCGGCGTCGTCATCCACATCCGCGCCCGCCTACATCCCCCGGTTCGGGGACTTCGCCATTCTCATACACGACGTCAGCCCCGGATACTTCGAGCAGCTGAGGGAGATAACCGCCCTGATAGATGCCTATTCTCTCCAGAACGTGACTTACCTCTTCGTGATTCCGAACCACGGCGGGGAGATGCCGCTTGAGGATTACCCCGCCTTCGTGGCTTTCCTTCGAGAGCTGGAGGCGGAGGGCTACCACGTGGAGCTTCACGGCTACACCCACACAGGGGACGAGTTTGACTGCGGCGCGAACTTGGCCGCGGAGAAGCTCGAGCTCGGCCTCGAGGCACTCGCCCTGCTCAACGCATCGCCTGCTTACTTCATAGCCCCCAGGTATTCCCTCTCGGAGGATGCACTGGCGGTTCTCCTGTCCCGCAACATAACCGTCATCGGGGAGGATTTCGTGTACTTTCCCAACGGAACCGTTGAACCCGTCTGCAACCGGGAGTACACGTGGTACCTTCCCAGCCCCTTCCTAGACTACCAGCTGGCGAGCGCCAGGGCCTCGTACGCCCACACCAGGGGAACTTTCCTCCTGTCCATCCACCCCAAGGCGGTGAACAACGATGCCGGGATGGAGTTCCTCAGAGAGTTTTTGGGGTTCGTAAGGGGAAAGATAAGGGTTAGGTCAGCCTCTTCACCGCCCAGTTGTAGAGTATCACCGCGATGA
- a CDS encoding alpha/beta hydrolase — protein sequence MIVWLVLFLLLLFLAFSAFVGYKMVKPPRLVGGWTPKDLGYDYEDVTIETEDGIKLSGWWIPNGSDRTVVPLHGYTASRWNDLYIKPTIEFLLREGYNVLAFDFRAHGKSEGKYTTVGDREIADVRAAVRWLREKHPESSSRIGLIGFSMGAMLTIRSLAEIPEVCCGVADSPPMDLDKTGARGLRYFAKLPEWLHIFVKPFTRLFSGGKEVHPVEYADDVRKPILLIAGEKDPLVTVEEIREFYERNRKINPGVELWVTDAPHVRTLKFHPEEWKARVGEFLRKVMG from the coding sequence ATGATTGTCTGGCTCGTTCTCTTCCTCCTTTTGCTCTTCCTGGCCTTTTCGGCCTTCGTGGGTTACAAAATGGTGAAGCCGCCGCGCCTGGTGGGAGGCTGGACTCCGAAAGACCTCGGCTACGATTACGAGGATGTCACCATTGAAACGGAGGACGGGATCAAGCTGAGCGGCTGGTGGATTCCGAACGGGAGCGACAGAACCGTTGTTCCGCTCCACGGCTACACGGCGAGCAGGTGGAACGACCTCTACATAAAGCCCACGATCGAGTTCCTTCTCAGGGAGGGCTACAACGTCCTCGCCTTTGACTTCAGGGCCCACGGAAAAAGCGAAGGAAAGTACACTACGGTCGGCGATAGGGAGATAGCCGACGTGAGGGCGGCCGTAAGGTGGCTGAGGGAGAAGCACCCCGAGAGCAGCAGTAGAATCGGATTGATAGGCTTCTCGATGGGTGCCATGCTGACCATACGCTCGCTCGCCGAGATTCCGGAGGTCTGCTGCGGCGTCGCCGATTCCCCGCCGATGGACCTCGACAAGACGGGTGCCAGGGGGCTGAGGTACTTCGCCAAACTGCCCGAGTGGCTGCACATCTTCGTTAAGCCCTTCACGAGGCTCTTCAGCGGTGGGAAGGAGGTTCACCCCGTAGAGTACGCCGATGACGTCAGAAAGCCGATCCTCTTGATAGCCGGTGAAAAAGACCCCCTGGTCACGGTTGAGGAAATCAGGGAGTTCTACGAGAGGAACAGGAAGATCAACCCTGGCGTTGAGCTCTGGGTTACCGACGCCCCCCACGTGAGAACGCTCAAGTTCCACCCCGAGGAATGGAAGGCCAGGGTTGGGGAGTTTCTGAGAAAGGTCATGGGTTAG
- a CDS encoding MFS transporter — protein sequence MERKFNWGVVLGLALLGFSRSMGWALNKGFSFPLLSDYTSSAFVKGSILALEGFIGLIIPPLLGYYSDTLKSRHGRRRPFIFIGGILAALATLMIWTAYRMGAPLWAFALTLGFLYFSLHLYTAQFRALMPDTVESGQRGKASGVITLLEWAGNLFLFGLGGFMVVKYGKDYIGPFGLTALFLFIAAAFVYHRVREPEVPEIKENESLSGYVKSIFATKDFLKFYTAQILWWMSFEFIAIFLYGIIAFILKGSATPENIDAVTSMGLYLMALFNVAVLVGSLPGGYIYDRVGRRLSIIMGGFIFALPLLWGWFIHTEAQIYMALFMAGIGWGALIAASYPVVGDLLTRFEKEAFTGRYYGVYEATKSIPVLLAGTVGGAIVDLAGGNYRILFPIGAILVFLAMPLIWSMKELEVRRG from the coding sequence ATGGAACGGAAGTTCAACTGGGGTGTTGTTCTCGGTCTGGCACTCCTGGGGTTCAGCAGGAGCATGGGATGGGCCCTCAACAAGGGGTTCTCCTTCCCCCTGCTCTCCGATTACACGAGTTCCGCCTTTGTGAAGGGAAGCATTCTGGCACTCGAGGGATTCATAGGCCTGATAATCCCGCCGCTCCTCGGCTATTACAGCGATACCCTCAAGTCAAGGCACGGAAGGAGGAGGCCCTTCATATTCATCGGCGGCATCCTCGCGGCGCTGGCGACGCTCATGATATGGACGGCCTACAGGATGGGGGCTCCCCTGTGGGCCTTTGCCCTCACGCTGGGCTTCCTGTACTTCTCACTCCACCTCTACACCGCCCAGTTCAGGGCCCTGATGCCGGACACGGTTGAGAGCGGCCAGCGAGGAAAGGCGAGCGGAGTCATAACGCTCCTCGAGTGGGCCGGCAACCTCTTCCTCTTCGGCCTTGGGGGCTTCATGGTTGTGAAGTACGGGAAGGACTACATCGGTCCGTTCGGGCTCACTGCGCTTTTCCTCTTCATCGCGGCGGCTTTTGTCTATCACAGGGTCAGGGAGCCGGAGGTCCCGGAGATAAAGGAAAACGAGAGCCTTTCGGGATACGTGAAGAGCATATTTGCCACGAAGGACTTCCTGAAGTTCTACACCGCCCAGATTCTCTGGTGGATGAGCTTCGAGTTCATAGCCATATTCCTGTACGGCATCATAGCGTTCATACTCAAGGGCAGTGCGACACCCGAGAACATCGATGCGGTAACCTCGATGGGCCTCTACCTGATGGCGCTCTTCAACGTTGCCGTGCTCGTTGGCTCCCTCCCTGGCGGCTACATCTACGACAGGGTTGGCAGGAGGCTCAGCATAATCATGGGGGGCTTCATCTTCGCCCTGCCGCTCCTTTGGGGGTGGTTCATCCACACTGAGGCCCAGATTTACATGGCTCTGTTCATGGCCGGAATCGGATGGGGGGCGCTCATAGCGGCATCCTACCCCGTGGTCGGCGACCTCCTCACCAGGTTCGAGAAGGAGGCCTTTACGGGGCGCTACTATGGTGTCTACGAGGCCACCAAGTCGATCCCCGTACTGCTCGCCGGCACGGTGGGTGGGGCCATCGTTGACCTCGCCGGCGGTAACTACCGCATTCTCTTCCCGATAGGGGCCATCCTTGTGTTCCTCGCGATGCCCCTTATATGGAGCATGAAGGAGCTCGAGGTGAGGAGGGGATGA
- a CDS encoding SLC45 family MFS transporter, giving the protein MEFKYSRIFILGFGFFGISIIWALYNAYIPIFLQDTFHLSKTATGFIMTIDNLFAVLLLPFLGALSDMTRTRIGRRKPYILLGAPSAALMFALIPVARTHESLALFMGTIILMNFFMALFRSPVVAFMPDITPSEKRSQANGIINFMGGLGALLAYFGGKALYDMNYAYPFYFGAAIMLLANILVVFVVPEPEEYRVPGKKIRVSKLLSETSHKSFGELKDNLKDVFTSHERSLLAVLLAIFLWFIAFNSLETFFTSYAKYYLGIEESTGAFMLGVFSLSFMLFAIPAGFIGGRFGRRRTITLGLIIVIGIMLAAYLVGEGSKPESSSLSDPVVMTFMGLFFVGGMGWAMVNVNSLPMVVDMTTEEKLGGYTGLYYFFSQAANLVAPPFAGAFLDVIGYRTLLPFATLFFILAAVAMQFVRRGDIVRRKGDALDYVPDMD; this is encoded by the coding sequence TTGGAGTTTAAGTACAGCAGGATATTCATACTCGGTTTTGGATTTTTTGGAATAAGCATCATCTGGGCCCTCTACAACGCGTACATCCCGATTTTTCTCCAGGATACGTTCCACCTCAGCAAGACAGCCACGGGCTTCATCATGACCATCGACAACCTCTTCGCGGTTCTCCTGCTCCCGTTCCTGGGCGCGCTCAGCGACATGACGAGAACGCGGATCGGGCGGCGTAAGCCGTACATCCTGCTGGGCGCACCGTCGGCGGCTCTGATGTTCGCGCTCATCCCGGTGGCGAGGACCCACGAAAGCCTGGCCCTCTTCATGGGAACGATTATCCTGATGAACTTCTTTATGGCGCTGTTCCGCTCCCCGGTCGTTGCGTTCATGCCGGATATAACGCCGAGCGAAAAGAGGAGCCAGGCCAACGGAATAATCAACTTCATGGGGGGTCTCGGCGCCCTGCTGGCGTACTTCGGGGGCAAGGCGCTCTACGATATGAACTACGCTTATCCATTCTACTTCGGTGCCGCGATAATGCTCCTCGCCAACATACTCGTCGTTTTTGTTGTTCCAGAGCCTGAAGAGTACCGCGTTCCCGGGAAGAAGATACGCGTAAGTAAACTGCTCTCAGAGACGTCCCACAAGAGCTTCGGTGAGCTGAAGGACAACCTCAAGGACGTGTTCACGAGTCACGAGAGGAGCCTCCTGGCGGTCCTCCTCGCGATATTCCTCTGGTTCATAGCCTTCAACTCGCTGGAGACCTTTTTCACCAGCTACGCCAAGTACTACCTTGGGATAGAGGAGAGCACCGGGGCCTTCATGCTCGGAGTCTTCAGCCTCAGCTTCATGCTCTTCGCAATCCCCGCCGGGTTCATCGGCGGCCGCTTCGGAAGGCGGAGGACGATAACCCTGGGTCTCATAATAGTCATTGGAATAATGCTTGCCGCGTATCTCGTCGGCGAGGGCTCGAAACCCGAATCCAGCTCCCTGAGCGACCCCGTCGTCATGACGTTCATGGGCCTGTTCTTCGTGGGCGGCATGGGATGGGCCATGGTAAACGTCAATTCCCTGCCGATGGTCGTGGACATGACGACCGAGGAGAAGCTCGGAGGGTACACGGGTCTCTACTACTTCTTCAGCCAGGCGGCAAACCTCGTTGCCCCTCCCTTCGCGGGTGCGTTCCTCGACGTTATCGGCTACAGGACCCTCCTGCCCTTCGCGACGCTCTTCTTCATACTCGCGGCCGTGGCGATGCAGTTCGTCCGGAGGGGCGACATCGTTCGGAGGAAGGGCGACGCCCTCGACTACGTTCCGGACATGGATTGA
- a CDS encoding glycerophosphodiester phosphodiesterase family protein translates to MDSERPLILGHRGVRGRLENTLPSFERALRYADGVEFDVRLTRDGKLVTHHDAGFYSDGAFYPLKNLTFVELRRLHPRGRIIPLVRDVFTRLNSAVFNADVKEVNAVEPLLREAERYGTLKRTVFSSERPEIVETVLKACPNCRVGFSIVGYSSILWVPRLKGIYSLHVPIDAISYVGYGAFRSLLQTFRKRGLRIYLWNHGMNELLWVPRLLPLVDAVISDDPVRLRKVFTA, encoded by the coding sequence ATGGACAGTGAGAGACCTCTCATCCTTGGACACAGAGGGGTCAGGGGAAGGCTCGAGAACACGCTACCATCCTTCGAGAGGGCGCTCAGATACGCGGATGGAGTGGAGTTCGATGTGAGACTGACCCGCGATGGAAAGCTCGTAACCCACCACGACGCGGGCTTTTACTCAGACGGAGCTTTCTACCCCCTCAAAAATCTAACCTTCGTCGAGCTGAGAAGGCTGCACCCGAGGGGGAGGATAATACCGCTGGTGAGGGACGTCTTCACACGGCTTAACAGTGCGGTATTCAACGCCGACGTTAAAGAGGTCAATGCAGTTGAACCCCTGCTAAGGGAGGCGGAACGGTACGGGACCCTCAAGAGAACCGTCTTTTCTTCGGAGAGACCGGAGATAGTGGAGACCGTTCTGAAGGCATGTCCCAACTGCAGGGTGGGTTTTTCAATAGTGGGCTATTCCTCCATCCTGTGGGTTCCGCGGTTGAAGGGAATCTACTCCCTCCACGTGCCGATAGATGCAATTTCGTACGTTGGGTACGGGGCGTTCAGGAGCCTTCTCCAGACCTTCAGAAAGCGTGGACTTAGAATTTACCTCTGGAACCACGGGATGAACGAACTCCTCTGGGTACCCAGGCTTCTCCCGCTCGTGGACGCCGTCATCTCGGACGACCCGGTGAGACTTAGAAAAGTTTTTACGGCCTGA
- a CDS encoding glycerophosphodiester phosphodiesterase family protein translates to MAERKVFLLGHRGYSARYPENTLLAFKKAVEAGADGIELDVWLTKDGEVVVIHDDTVDRTSNGSGRVKDMTLDELKSLDFGNGERIPTLEETFEALPEDVLINVEIKDVEAVKKTAAIIGANNPSRVMVSSFLIDALHEYRKHDRETRMGLLVDREETLARLPALIGELSLWSINPPVEALELIGVEKTVGALQMARGAGLKVVLWSLKDETYYANDNLVRLGGLFDGVIVNDVERMIEYLSRLGLR, encoded by the coding sequence GTGGCGGAAAGAAAGGTCTTCCTGCTCGGCCACAGGGGCTACTCCGCCAGGTACCCCGAGAACACGCTTCTTGCTTTCAAAAAGGCGGTTGAAGCGGGTGCCGATGGAATTGAGCTGGACGTGTGGCTGACAAAGGACGGGGAGGTCGTGGTGATCCACGACGACACGGTTGACAGGACGAGCAACGGGAGCGGTAGAGTCAAGGATATGACGCTGGACGAGCTGAAGTCCCTGGACTTTGGGAACGGAGAGAGGATTCCAACGCTCGAAGAAACCTTCGAAGCCCTCCCGGAGGATGTTCTAATCAACGTGGAGATAAAAGATGTAGAAGCGGTGAAAAAGACGGCCGCAATAATCGGGGCAAACAACCCGTCGAGGGTTATGGTGTCTTCGTTCCTAATCGATGCCCTCCATGAGTACAGGAAACACGACAGGGAGACAAGGATGGGGCTCCTCGTGGACAGGGAGGAGACGCTCGCACGGCTCCCTGCCCTCATCGGCGAGCTATCTTTGTGGTCAATAAATCCGCCTGTGGAGGCGCTTGAACTCATCGGTGTGGAAAAAACAGTGGGTGCCCTCCAGATGGCCAGGGGGGCGGGCCTTAAGGTCGTTCTGTGGTCCCTCAAAGATGAGACCTACTACGCCAACGATAACCTCGTCCGCCTCGGCGGACTCTTCGATGGGGTCATAGTCAACGACGTGGAAAGGATGATTGAGTACCTGTCAAGGTTAGGGTTAAGGTGA
- the glpK gene encoding glycerol kinase GlpK, protein MERFILSLDEGTTSARAIIFDRESNVLSVGQYEFPQHYPKPGWVEHNPEEIWDAQFRAIKTALERAKIEPSQIAAIGVTNQRETTIVWDRSGKPLHNAIVWQCRRTAEMVEKIKREYGDVIKEKTGLVPDAYFSASKLKWLLDNVPGLREKAEKGDVLFGTVDTFLIYRLTGEHVTDYSNASRTMLFNIRRLEWDDELLEIFNIPEEVLPEVRESSEVYGYTKRELLGAEIPVSGNAGDQQAVLFGQAGFEAGMVKATYGTGSFILANTGKTVRYSNNLLTTIAWGLNGKITYALEGSVFITGAAVQWLRDGIRIIKSAPETEELARKLESNEGVYFVPAFVGLGAPYWDQFARGLIIGITRGTGREHLARATLEAIAYLTRDVVEEMERLVGIKELRVDGGATANDFLMEFQADILNRRVVRPVVKETTALGAAYLAGLAVDYWESLEEIRSLWKAERVFEPTMDEETRGRLYRGWKEAVKRAMGWAKVVGA, encoded by the coding sequence ATGGAAAGGTTCATCCTCTCCCTCGACGAGGGAACTACCTCAGCCAGAGCAATAATCTTCGACAGAGAGAGCAACGTTCTAAGCGTCGGCCAGTACGAGTTTCCCCAGCACTACCCCAAGCCCGGCTGGGTCGAGCACAACCCGGAAGAGATATGGGACGCCCAGTTCAGGGCCATCAAGACCGCCCTGGAGAGGGCAAAGATCGAACCAAGCCAGATAGCGGCGATAGGCGTTACTAACCAGCGCGAAACGACGATAGTCTGGGACAGGAGCGGTAAGCCGCTCCACAACGCGATAGTCTGGCAGTGCCGGAGAACGGCCGAGATGGTGGAGAAGATAAAGAGGGAATACGGTGATGTAATCAAGGAGAAAACGGGCCTCGTGCCGGACGCATATTTCTCGGCCAGCAAGCTGAAGTGGCTCCTCGACAACGTCCCAGGTTTGAGGGAAAAGGCCGAGAAAGGGGATGTTCTCTTCGGAACGGTTGATACATTCCTAATCTACCGCCTCACCGGAGAGCACGTCACAGACTACTCCAACGCCTCAAGGACGATGCTTTTCAACATCAGGAGGCTCGAATGGGACGATGAGCTTCTCGAAATCTTCAACATCCCAGAGGAGGTTCTGCCCGAGGTCAGGGAATCGAGCGAGGTCTACGGCTACACCAAGAGGGAACTCCTCGGTGCGGAGATACCCGTCAGCGGCAACGCGGGCGACCAGCAGGCGGTACTGTTCGGCCAGGCGGGATTCGAGGCAGGAATGGTCAAGGCCACCTATGGAACGGGGAGCTTCATCCTGGCCAACACGGGCAAGACCGTCCGCTACTCCAACAACCTGCTCACGACGATAGCGTGGGGACTCAACGGGAAGATCACATACGCCCTCGAGGGGAGCGTCTTCATAACCGGTGCGGCAGTTCAGTGGCTCCGCGACGGAATCAGGATAATAAAGAGCGCGCCCGAGACCGAAGAACTCGCGAGAAAACTTGAGAGCAACGAGGGGGTCTACTTCGTCCCGGCCTTCGTAGGACTCGGTGCCCCCTACTGGGACCAGTTCGCGAGGGGGCTGATAATCGGCATAACGCGCGGAACCGGCAGGGAGCACCTCGCGAGGGCGACTTTAGAGGCCATAGCATATCTGACGCGCGACGTGGTCGAGGAGATGGAGAGGCTCGTCGGAATAAAGGAGCTCCGCGTCGATGGGGGAGCGACTGCGAACGACTTCCTGATGGAGTTCCAGGCGGACATACTCAACAGGCGCGTCGTCAGGCCCGTCGTGAAGGAGACCACAGCCTTGGGGGCGGCATATCTGGCAGGCCTCGCCGTCGATTACTGGGAGAGCCTCGAGGAGATAAGGAGCCTGTGGAAGGCGGAGAGGGTCTTTGAACCGACGATGGACGAAGAAACGAGGGGGCGGCTCTACCGCGGCTGGAAGGAGGCCGTGAAAAGGGCGATGGGCTGGGCGAAGGTTGTTGGGGCCTGA